The Mus musculus strain C57BL/6J chromosome 2, GRCm38.p6 C57BL/6J genome has a window encoding:
- the Defb20 gene encoding beta-defensin 20 precursor has translation MKLLQVLLVLLFVALADGAQPKRCFSNVEGYCRKKCRLVEISEMGCLHGKYCCVNELENKKHKKHSVVEETVKLQDKSKVQDYMILPTVTYYTISI, from the exons ATGAAGCTGCTTCAGGTTCTCCTTGTTTTGCTGTTTGTGGCACTTGCAG ATGGTGCACAGCCCAAAAGATGTTTTAGCAACGTAGAAGGCTACTGTAGGAAGAAATGCAGATTAGTGGAGATATCTGAGATGGGATGCCTGCATGGGAAATACTGTTGTGTTAATGAGCTGGAGAACAAAAAGCACAAGAAGCACTCAGTCGTTGAGGAGACAGTCAAACTCCAAGACAAGTCAAAAGTACAAGACTATATGATCCTGCCCACGGTCACATACTACACCATCAGTATCTGA